The Amblyomma americanum isolate KBUSLIRL-KWMA chromosome 2, ASM5285725v1, whole genome shotgun sequence genome contains the following window.
TACATTCGCCTACGTGAAGTGTGGAAAGCGGTTTTAGGAGCTGATTTAATTCCGCAAGGTAGCGCATTATCTTCTTAACACTTTCTTTTGGGTTTGGTTTGCCATAAACAATGAAAAGATGCTCGATACATATTAAGTAGGACGACTGTAAAGTTTAATCATGGAGGAAAACACTCACAATCTATTCGGGGAAAATATACAATAACCTAGTTTTCCTTCCTGTAATGAGATGGCGCCACAATAGATAGTCAAATTTCGTCTGCTTCTGCTTAACTGTCTTCAGTTCTTTCTAGTACCAATATGAGGCGTAGGCAGGATTTAAGCGAAGAAAGAAGACCAGTGTGACAAACTAGCAGAGCTGATTACTCACCTAAAGCACAAAAAGGCAAGCAGACAGCGATCGACGCTCCTGTGAAGCTGTAAATCACGCAGCTCGCCAATGAGTCAGGCATGGTTCAGGTAGTTCTCAACAGGCTGTGTCGCCTACTCATGCTCAAAAAAGTGCGGCTAGATGGCGGCACCTGCAGCGGCACAAACATGGAGGAAACTCGATGGCGCAAACGTCGAGGCCGGGAAATAATCGCGGCGTCCGCCAGAAATCTGGCGATGTGTCTGCTTTTCAAAACCATTTCCACTCCCCAGTCCTCTCCTGCCCAAGATGCGTCATTCAGAACTttcacagaggcccagaaacgaTGACAGCACAGTGGAACAAGGCTCTAAGGTTCGAAGTCCTGTTCTATGAACTGAAATGTCCCACTTCACCATCTCGGAGGCCATGTCAGTTCAGCACTTTTCTTTTGACCTCGAGTTAACCTGAAAACATACATTTTCTCACTTATTATTACTCTACTAAATCCAGGTCCTGTGTACGCTTAGAAAGACGAGAAAGAACCACGAGGCTCTGAAATACCTCTCATAGCAATAAGCTGCCGGTAACATTGTCACGCTTCGAAAAAGCGCGACTAGATGGCGGCACCTGCAGAAGCGCGAACGACGACCCGGGAAATAATCGCGGCGTCCGCCAGAAAGCTGGCGATGTGCCTGCTTATCGAAATCATGTCGTCTCCCGTTTTTTTGCCGCTCCTTACCATTTTCACCCTTTACAGCTTAATTGTTAGTCCGGGCTTACTACATGGCAGATTAATGGACCGCACATGGCTGCCCGGTCAAAATGCACGAATGAATTTTTTGTCACGCATCTGTCGTGCGACGCTATTTTGTGTAGCAAGACatgctgtcttgtcgtgccttgtgtcgggCGACAATATTCGTGTCGGGGGTTCTTTCGCGCGCCAAACGTGTTTGTAGTAGGGTCTGCCGCACGACAGTCATCTTTCCTACATTTTGTCGTGCGAGGAAGGTCTCTGtagcagcatttgtcgcgcgatcggtttctgtcgcaggtactgtcgtgcgagagagggagtcgtgccgcgcgacagagactgcgtgcctcagcaaagttgcctgtcatgggtacagtcgcgcgacagacttctagcacgcctgttttcacgcgacaaaagtacctgtcgtgcggtctctcgcgcgacacaacagcttgtcatGGTATATGCCGCGCGaaagatacctgtcgtgggatgtgtcgcgcgacagatacctttcgtgggatgtgtcatacgacagattcctggcgACAGTAATTGTTTTACTTCAGAATTtatagaaatactgtcgtgccaTCGTGTGGCAGCGCTatgatcaaattgaccaaaggtGCGTTAAAGctcgttcactgtggcgagttcCATAAAAGGGCTGTACTTCTTtggaactcccccccccccccccccccccggtgacCAATGGGCTTAATTAACTTGCGTGAACGCCGTTACTCGCCACTGTGAGCGCACATTTAATATgcccattcacacttgcaagCCGCAAAGGGCACTCGTTTGCGATCAGGCAGCAGCTCAACAACGCAATTGCTCACACCTGCAAGGGCGACCTGCAGGCATCCTCGTtcgattctcggtcgaaatgagaataaagtcttgggactggcGTGAAGGGTTTCGTCTGTTTTACCACAGACTAGCTCCTGCGCCCCCGCACTCGCTCCTCTAAAGGGCTCTGGTCcgagtgtgactgtgtgctacgaGAATCTGGGCGGACAGGAGGATGTCTGGCGGTTTTGATGAGCACCACGGACATACAAATAAGcgccatgataacgtacgggcgcccttctcggggccggcatgccagcctggatgccggccgccagcgtcagaaaaatgctaCACTAATgtttgttaataataattggttttgtgggaaaggaaatggcgcagtatctgtctcataatcgttggacacctgaaccgcgccgtaagggaagggataaggaagggagtgaaagaagaaaggaagaagaaggaggtgccgtagtggagggctctggaataatttcgaccacctggggatctttaacgtgcactgatatcgcacagcacacgggcgccttagcgtttttcctccataaaaacgcagccgccgctacactaatgtttgttcaagtcgaTACTAAGCCATCGGATAGAGTATCGTTGGTCAATAtggagtcgttggtagaagcggtAACAGGAATAAAAACAAATGTCTTCCCATAGTGCCTTTCATTGCTGTTGCCCAATCGCGGCTCTCCTTGCcacagctggctccgctcctgaaggtgtcgcggaaaccgagcatatctttgttttactacgagacgaggttcacagtaaaacgatgacgagagcggcacctcagcgctagccagttccgaagtgcactcagctgttGCATCGGTGTGAATTCGGCTAGGCGTAGCGATGACTatggcagccagggagcagcgcgTCGTTCAATACCCGGCGCgtccgcgggcggcgtcgttgccgaaagctcggctcgctcactgcggcttgctcactgattggctcaacagcgtGCGACTtgcactcggaaggctggaaaatcgagcagcgagcgactgccctgcaactgagcgatactttatgcccacgtttgcagtactggtgaacaacatttaacgcccatatgcttggtTTATCGGCtccgttgcggcgagtcttagttaagatcgtccgcgatgCCATCGTCAGCGTTCGTTACGCACAGGCttagaacttcaattccagtacgtgccaaaacagctTGTATTTATCggaacgatacgaactcgaaaacacggctgcttcgatgcgctacccaggtgaaaatttcctgctggtttcctgctggttttctactggttccagcagtgctggtttattagcacattcccagcagctacTGTAACCAGCAGCTACTGGGACCAGCAGCTACTGGAACCAGCAGCTACTGGGACCAGTAGGTGATGGAACCAGTAGCTGAAACCAGTAGCTGCTGGTTCCAGCAGAGGGTTGCAGGAAGTCGGCCGTATGTTCTGGCACACTTTTCAGCAAATTTCGAGCTACGAAGTATGCAATCATGATTGCTACCCTGACTGCTCCATTCTAACAATCAACCTGCTAATCGCGTGGCTAAGCATCTTTGTGCTATGCTGACAGCGTCCATGTGGATCTTGTTCAAGCACAGTCATAGTTTTTCAGATTTTAATCTGCTTGTAAAGCTTTGATTAGTGCATCCATCCAAGTAGGCTGTTTCACACTCAGAGGAAAACTGGGAGCGCGTGACTGCCAAGCTTTGCGAAGAGCTGCTGCCGACAGCCGGGGACAATCAGCGGCAAGGGCGCATGCGCAAAGAACGAAGCCGGCTGCTCTTTCTGCGCATGTGCCTGGTGTCGCCCAGTCACGCCGGctgtcggcggcagcgcttcgagaAACACGGCGGCCACACACTCCCAGTTTCCTTCCAAGTGTGAAACAGTCTGTACATTAGAACATCCATCAAGTTTTTCAAAATTTGATCTGCTTGCGCAGCTTGGACTTTAAGAGGTCCTGAATTTTTTCAGTTAGAGTTCTTGTTAAAGTCTTCTCAGCTTCCTCGGTGCTGACAGACTTCTGGACGCCCCAGTGCTTGAGTGTTTCTAAAAAGAGACAAGTCATTTTCCAGCATTACAAAACAAATACCAGTTGTTGCAGCAACTACGACTGCCAGTTATGCAGCTGGAGCTTGGCAGTCAGCCATGAATTAGATTTATGGCTAAAGGCTTCAACACTAGACGGAAATGCACATTGCTTGTCAGCTTTCCAAAAACTACCAAGCCAAGCTTTCCTGTATGTCATCTGAAGCAGTGCAGTTTCATGTGCACCAGAATACTGTAGGAACACAGCAGCTAGTGTAATGCACCCCATTCAGATTTACCTGAATGCAGAGGCTTGGGGTGTAGCGATATACAATTTTGATAATTCCAAAATCACTAAGTACAAGGACCTCTGTGCTCACGTAATATATATTGACAGAGGTAGTTGGGCAACATGCTATGCCAAAAACATGAATCCTGCTACTGCATTTTTGTTCATGCTGCCAGGCTGCGAAAAGATAACTTATGGCATGCAACAGTACAGGCAACAGAAATTATTCATGCCAGCTGTACCTGAaacaacaagaagtttctcaggCGTCAGGGGTTGCTTTGGCAGCTCCCCCAACGCTCTCTTCTTGGAACAAGCAGTCCCCGTCACACTCCTGGTTACAAGGACATCATTTCCCCATATTGCCTGTGCTGTGTCCTTAACAACCAAAGTtggttttttatttttaaatattttcttaGCACATGCGCCACTTATTATGATGTATTTTGTCAAATGAAACTGTGAAAAGAGGAAAATAATGGAGGAATTTTATTTACAGCTTGGTTGAggtcacaagaagaaaaaaagcattcAAATAAATTAAAGACTATGACGCTATGACAACAGCTGCCCTATGCATTAATTTATGGCCATGAACTCAAGAAATGAAAATGCCGAGGATAATAACTGTACTGTAAGCAACAATGAAACATGAAAACCACTGCATGTTGCTTCTGGTAACTGTACAGCCAAACTAAGAaactgtttggccaatgtacattTCACGCCATTATTAGGATGTAGCACATGAATAATAATGTGCTCCTTGCTATTGCCCCACATAAAAAGGATAAATGCGTTCAGGTCACGCTGGTGTTAATGTTTGCCGAACGTGCACGAACTGAAATTGTAAACTTGAGCATGCCTAGAAAAGCCCTTGCGTTTGTAAATTAAAAATACGGTAAACATACTGCAGACAATAGGATTTTGGAGTCAGCTGCATTATTTAAGATCCATTGAGTATTTTTAACTTATTGGCATAGTATTACTCACAGAACCATCTTCCATATAACTGAATTCTCCAGTTGGAGCTACAAGAGAGAAAAATAAGAATCCTTGTCATGTCATACACAAAACAAAGTTAATAATGTTTGAGGTGATATCTGAGCCTACTGCTTACCTGGAGGTGTAAggaagtgctgctgctgctgctgctctcctccCGGACTGCTAGTGCGCTCTTCTGCTTCTGTAGCAGCAGATAAGCACGGCACTGCACAAAATTCAGAAGCATTTAAAACTTGTGCTTTTGATATGAAGACAAATGTACCGTCAATGAAATTAGAACTACTACTCACAGAGAGCGCATTTGCGGGGGGCCGTGTTGTCGATCTCCAATGGTTCTAAAGTTAAAAAAGGTATACTGATAATAACTGTACCTCCTGTTTTTAAATGCAGGGAATTACATGAAAAACCAAAGTACTTACGCCCAACCAAGTCTTCATCGGCAGCTGCCACAGGAGGTGCTGCCACAAAAATGGGTTGGGAGTAACAGTAAATGTTATGAAGAGGTGTCATCCACGTCAGTTTGCTGCTTGAAACCTTAAGCCTGTTAAATTTGGCTGTAAACGCTGAAATCATCCCATAAATTGCCACGAGCATGCAGTGCCAGTTCAAGCAGGTAAAACGCGCCGTAGCACTGCCTGCTTCCAAAGCAAATGGTCAAGTGCAGACCTGATAGTTTGCTATCTTTGAACTTTCAGACAGAAAATCACACCGAAGTGTTGCCATAAACCAGACCCAGAAACAGATTTGTTGAGAAAAGTTATGTGGCTTGACTACTCACTTCCACAGTTCGGCCCCAACTTTGCTTTTACCTATCCCCCTCAACTTTTCAAGAAAGAACCGTCATTTCATTATCATGGCAGTTGTATCTTCTCTAACTTACAGATGCTGCCATCTTGCTGCAATACAACTGCTGTATTTGTTAATTCGTGCTGCACTTTTGCAAAACAAATAAATGACGTGAAGCACTCTTTGCACTGCTACAGCAAGGGCACCAGGTACAACCAAACCTCTCATAGCATTTGCTTAGCCCATACTGCTGGGCCAGTTGttttggcaaaaaaagaaaaaaaaactgacttcATGAAGCAGGAGGAAAGTCTGCTGTATCATGGCATGTGTCATGTAACCCATGCATAGTTTCCAAAGCATCACATGAAGTGCCAACAGGAAACAAACCTGTGGTCATGCCTCGACTGTAGTGCGCCTTGCCTTGTTGTTCgactgtacagaagaaaaaaaaaggaacaagttTACAAAAAGAACATCAGCTGTCATGTTGAAACATCTTACATGAGAACAAAAAGCATTCTTACGCTGAAAAATTTTGCTTTCAAGGCACCTTTGCAGGCTTGCAACTTGCGCTTTCAAAAATACGTTGTCGTCCTGCAGTTCCTGGGCGCGAGATTTCCAATACTCTTTTTCCTTCTCGAGCTCGTTTTCCTGCAGCTCCTGGGCACGCCCTTTCCAGGCTTCCTTCTGCCTTCTCATGTTAACCAGTTCACTTCTGGAACACAGGTCATCACTGTCTGACGACGTGCTGTCATACCTTTTTTTCCTTGGATGAAACTGCATTATGTAAAGTTTAGGACGTTTTGATGTTAGTACTCCTTTTGTAACCCAAAATCTAGAGAAAGACAACCACCCTTACCTGGGCTCCTACGTTCTGCAGAGACTGCGCTTTTTTTGTGAGAGtcttcaagatttttttttaaaaatctctTCATACAGAACTTTTTTTGCATTCCCCTTGTCGTTTTTTTGCCTCTGAAAGAACAGGAGCGCGTCGGAAAACAATTTAAATGTGGCAATATCGAAAGTTGGCATGTCTCATAAAAGCAACAAAAGTTTAGCTGTACAAACCTTTTTTTcagcccccttttttttctcgcttgcGACTCCTCGTCATCTGTGCTCTCTTGCACTGTAGTCTTTGGGATTATTACCCGCTTTGCCCGCATTTTGTCGCGGGCGTCGTTTTCGCTCTCTTTAAGAAACGAGAATTTATGGATTGGCAACATATCAGTACATAACATTACTATAACACTACAACGTTACATACCTGCCAGCAACAAAACTTGAGCGTTGTATAGCCCGCTGTTCGTATCGTCAACCGAATCCCGCCAATAGGCGGAATATACGGCGCGGTTGTCGTAATCATTGTCGTTCTTTGGTGCAAAGTCCTCAATGTCATCAACGGGAATGACGTGCAGGCGATTGTCGTGGTCACTAAGGAAACGCACAACGGCAAACATGGTGCCCGACAGTGCACAAGCAAGAAAACAGCCTTAAAAACGCACGACGTGCACCACAGAAACAAACACGCTACCGCACTACTCCCGAGTCCAAAACACAATAACAGCCCATAGTGGCCAGCGGGCCCGGCGTCAGCGCTGATTGTGGTAAATTTCCGCAAAAATAACTAATAAGTAAATCATTTTTATACAACATAATTAATAATGCGAGTCAGTTATTTAGACTGAACGCATAATCATTAGTCAAACAAGTACTTGTTTTGAAATTGATACGTCTGTTGTGGGACAATGAGTGCCCTTGGGTAGCTTGCAATCCAACTTCATCCAGTCCAATCCAAGACGAACATTGAACGGCAGTTCGAGTCACCGTGCTGGTGTTCCTGGCCGCGTATATTTTTGAGTAGTGAGTGCTTGCATCGTGAGTCCAACGTTTGATTGGAACATCACTGGATAGAGTACCTCAACCCTGGCAGCGCCTCCTCCATCCCATATTCAACAAAAACTTATCTTCAGCGATCAGCCCAGCGCGCGCAGGAATCACGTGTACCGCAGCAGGCCACCAACGTTACACAACCGCACAGCAGTGTCTTTGCCGGTCATGCAGAGGCTTCGATACCAACTCCACATAGTGACGCGCAGCGGGCGCAGCTGCCAGCACAGACACAACCCGTAGAGGATGCCGAGACTACGGCTGAAGGCTACTTGTACGCTGTATCGGCGGATGAAGTGGTGTCAACTTCAAGTGGCGAGCCAGTGCCTCCCATCGGTCAAGAATTACCAGAAGTGCCGCAAGAAGACAGTAGCTTTTCTGCGGACGATTTGCTGGCATTAACGGTGAACTTCGTTTTGGAGTTTGGCCTTCCGTGGAAGGGAGTCGAAGTCCTCCAAAGGCTAATAATGCACGTGCTTGCTCGTCATGATAAACCAGCGACAAAGTATCGCTTCAAAAAGAGTGTCGGGGCCGAAATTAAAGCCGCCCGTTTCCACTTTTACTGTGGAAACTGTATGAAGCTGCTTGTTGAGACCACTGGCGATCTTGCCGAGAGAAATGCAGTGCGAGGAACATGCTCTGTGTGCGGGCGTCGCTACAGCGGCCAGCAGATGCTGCAGGATGGACACTTTTTTTAACATTGCCCATTGTGAAGCTGCTTTCATCTTTACTCTCTGGACATGATGTTGCTGGTGCACTTCATGAGAGACTTGAGTCCATACAATAGAGTTTGTCTGTTGGCAAGAATGGGATGGCAGACATAATTGATGGCTCCCTGTATAGAGAGCTTAGGCACAAATTGGCTTCCAAAAATGACCTTACCCTCACTATTAATACAGACGGAAGCCCGGTCTTCAAATCATCAAAATTTTCTGTGTGGCCAATTCAAATGACTGTGAACGAACTGCCAGCACACATTAGGCCGAAAAATGTGCTTGTATCTGCACTCTGGTATGGCCAGAAGCATCCGGACATGACTCTGCTATTAACCACATTTGTGGAGCAAATGGACAGTTTGTCAACCAACGGCATCACATGAATGGCAGGCAACGAAACTGTGCACTCAAAggtaatttttttctgttaataGAAACTGTTCGAACAGCAGAGCTACAGACCATTCTGGTTTGTATTGAGATGGAGTGTGTAGACTAACTGTAACTTGtaagggtgtgttgctgggctagCTGGTTTCTTCAGTCAGCATAGAATCCACTGCACTTGAAGAAAAAGATACAATGGAGAATGAATGACATGCACAACTATTAATACCTTAGTGCAGATAATGAGGGTACAAGTTCAGCAGCTTGTTTTCCCTGCCATTTCAAGCCAATACCAGTGCACCTGAGCAATGATGTGAAGTTCTCATGCAGTGCTACTCATGACGCTATTTTGCAGCGTTTGATATTGTTGCCAGCCAATACATGTGCTCAATCATACTGCAGTTGATTAAAGGCAGAGTGTATATACGGGATTACAGCAAAGGTAACAAATTAGAAAACTATATGAAATGTTCAGTTTGTACTTAGAGTGCCTTGATGTTGTTAGAGCACATGGAATAGTCTATAGCATTCGTTGCAAATTTGGTAATTTGTGATTTTTtttagcacgaaaaaaaaatgttgcgctTGCTTATGCAGGTATACTGCTTCAGCTGCTGTGCTGATGCACCTGCACGGGCGGCCATGCAGCACTTGACCCAGTTCAATGGCTACTACGGCTGTGGATGGTGTTTGAACCCTGGGACATCTGTGGACAGTTAGTGAAGATAACGGAACTGAGAATGCAGTGTCTGCTTTCTGATAAGACGTGTTGAGGCAGATTTTCGGCTTTTCTTTAAGCACCTACCTTAGTATATAGTGTATTTGGCCTTGCCACTTCTCAGCTCAGAGGCAAAATTGTACCTTATTTGGAGCAGCAATATCATTTTTCAAGATCATTGCACATTGACAGTTTTTAGAAATGTATTGTAGAAGTGAATTCTTAGAAATAGTCTGTTGCGAACAAACGTGCCAAAATTTAGCACTGAATTATGTGAAATCTTTATAAAGTTCTAAATTTGTGTGGTTTTCATTTTTCTTACTATGCCAGACAGGAACCATCAAGTACCTTGTGAGTACTGTTGTGCCTGACAGGACTGCTGAAGACACAAACACAACTATGATCGAGGTTGCTAGAACTGGACAACCAGTTCAGGGTGTAAAAGGCCTGACACCTTTAATTAATCTTCCACACTTTAATATAATCTGGGGCTTTACCCCAGAATATACGCATTGTGTGCTGCTGGGTGTGTCGCGGCAGTTAACCGAGAACTGGCTCTCTGATGTAGGGGAGCAGCACTACATTGGGGCACCGGAAACAGTGGCAGCGATAGATGAGCGTTTGTGTTCTATAAAGCCACATCGTTGTGTGCCACGTCTTCCGCGCTCAATTTTGCTGAGGAAGTACTGGAAAGCCTCAGAGTGGCAGCAGTGGCTTATGTATGTTGCATTGCCATGTTTGCAAGGCATCCTTCCACGGCAATACCTTAAACATTTTGCATTACTTGTGAAGGGTATTGCCCTTCTTCTGCAGGACATAGTGACCTTGAATGACATAGCTGTTAGTACGGACTGCCTTGTAAAGTTTGTTGTTGATATGCAGTTCCTCTACGGAGAAAAACAGATGACATTCAACGTGCATCAGCTGTTGCACATTCCTCGGAGTGCTGTGCACCAAGGACCACTTTGGGCACACTCTTGCTTTGTGTTTGAGTCCAACATTGGGCAACTTAAGCTGCTAGTCACATCAGCAAAAGGTGCCCCGCTGCATATTGTAGAGCGCCTCATGATGGCCAGCAACTTTAGAAGTCTGAAGGCTTTAGGTAACCTTCGTACACTGAAGTTCTTGACAAAAGCTGGCCTACCAAATAGTAAAGGTGCTTTACTTCTTAGCAGGCCCCGAGCTGCATCTGACCAACTGCTTCACCTTGTTCGAGACCAAGTTGGCAACATCATAAGTGGCCCTGTTGTGGAACATGACCGAGTTATTGTGTCTCCAGGTCTTGTGTTTCACAGTGAGCAAGACGCAAGGCCAAACAAGACAGACAGTACAGCCTTACAGACATGTTTGGGTACCTGCGTGAAAATAAAGCACATTGTCTCCTTTAAGGACATGACAGGCAATATAAGGATTTTTGAGCagatctgtgtgggcgaaaccCGAACATGGTGCCTGCGAAAATGTGTTGAGTTTCCATGAACTCGAACAACCTGTCgcgtaccatcgtctccataagTTTGCCCACACACGAAGTCAGAGGGATGggacggaggttgtccgtgttgatGGCCTTGCCAGGTTTAGGAATGAAGGTGACCAGGACGATCTTCTAATCGATTGGGAGGGGCACTTCTTCAAGCCAGATTGAGTTAATGTTATCCAATAAAGATTGGTATGCCGGGTCGGGGTGGTTGGCTAACAATTCGACTGTAATTTTGTCCCCACCCGGAGCAGTGccacgtttcattttggcgagggCCGCCCTCAGGTCGTGGAGCTGGAATGGTTGATCCAGCTCAACGTTCTCAgagccaatcaatcaatcaatcaatcaatcaatcaatcaatcaatcaatcaatcaatcaatcaatcaatcaatcaatcattcattcattcattcattcattcattcaatcaatcaatcaatcaatcaatcgatcaaatttattccgcaacaaaaaagttacgaggagggcaggtaaaagctgtgcgaaacagcttgaggagctctgaccccctagcacacggacagcataaaaaaaaagtggggctaaggaagtacacttggacaaaacaaatacacgagttaagcaaaatcattcgaagaggaaagcactaggaaaagatagaagagaaaaaaataaaaaggtcagTGTACGACATCATTATACAAACACttcacgcagttcttttggtgatataccagatatgccaatgttagtttcttttaacacgcgatttagaagtgtgggaagtaaaaatttcaacatttgatgtccataattggttctgcatttggcgacGTACCACACTTCGGGATGGCGAACATTATAAATAGGGAAGATTTCCGCTAGTGGTGCTAAGCTTGTTATGACGTCATTATTTTTTAGTAAACAGACTTTATACAAACGACCTAGCTTGTattcatacattgatgaaacctGAATTATATGGTGCTTCTTAAATAAACCTGCAGTGTGAGACCGATACGGGACTTTAAAGGCTAAACgtaaagctcttttttgtaagaTGGAAAGTTTACTAATATTTCCAGCACCCGGGGAGTCGTATTTGTTGCTTTTCCTCTTGTCATCGTCCTTTTGCGCAGTTTATAACCTTCCTTGAAAATGTACCCACTAGCCCCTATGAATGTCCTACTAATGTATGCAGAAATATTACTGAAAATTTGACAAATCACAGAACATGTACGACCTTTGTCCGCAAAGTTCCGAGACtcagtaaattaaaaaaaaatgctattaAATTTGaagtcatttgtgcagcaccctttcGAAATAATCTCTCTTGCAGTCAATACACAGCTtctaacgcttcttgaggtcttggaaacagtttgaAAACGCTTCTTCTAGCAGGGTTCTCAGcttctttgtcgtggcgtcttgaatcaCCTCCACggtccccatccagcgaccttttagggcttcCTTCGCACGAGGAAACAGGGAAGAAtctcatggggagaggtcaggcgagtatggcggattgcgaagtacagtaatgctgtgcttggcgagaaattttgtcatgctgagaTCAGTGTGCGGCTTTGCGTTATTGTGAAGAAGGCTCTATTGTCTAGATGCcaataagtcagggcgacggcgtcgcagtgcatcacgcatgtgttggagaaCGCAGATATAAATCtactgattcaccgtctgcccttgtgggacgtaCGCgtagtgtatgacacctctggcatcgaaaaaaactatcatcatcatctttgttttggttttctgtcTCCGCACCTTTCTCGGCGCCGGAGAGCTTGCGGACCACCATTCAGCGCTCTTCCTCTTTGTTTGATGATCGCATTGAAAACAACATGTTTCTTCTTCATCAATGATGCTatcaacgaatgcagcatccttctctgcatCGGAGGGCAAATCAGCActtactgatgcccgcgtgtccttctggtcctgtgtgagggagtgcggcacaagtctggcattcagcttttctCTGTCTCAAAGTTTCCTGTGTACgacctgttagcgcacgctgtttaatagagatgtaccaactagaaCGTCAGAAAGGTCTACtttagctttcgtttccccaagttctcacgcaaaatttggtggcatgttttcttactaATGTCGGGAGCATCTCATAGCATGCGGACAGTAATGTGTGCGATATTGCTTTACGATTTCCCCAATCCGAGTCACGTTGTTtttattccgtgaggttgaagggcgcccctgccttgtgtagtCTTCCACTGACGTTCTTCCCGAaagaacctcttgtgccactcgaaaactcgcactCGCGATAATGTCTTGTTGCCGTAGGCGTCACGAACGTCCTCATACGTCTGTGgcgctgtcttgccaagcttcacacagaattttatgtttacacgctgtttgaagtggacgtccatctctccacattcactctcAGTTGAATGCGCATACGACTGGTGACAGCGTACGGATGGAAGGTAGGAGAGACcact
Protein-coding sequences here:
- the LOC144120222 gene encoding uncharacterized protein LOC144120222, with amino-acid sequence MRRQKEAWKGRAQELQENELEKEKEYWKSRAQELQDDNVFLKAQVASLQRCLESKIFQLEQQGKAHYSRGMTTAPPVAAADEDLVGQPLEIDNTAPRKCALLPCLSAATEAEERTSSPGGEQQQQQHFLTPPGKQ